The following coding sequences lie in one Eschrichtius robustus isolate mEscRob2 chromosome 10, mEscRob2.pri, whole genome shotgun sequence genomic window:
- the TAL2 gene encoding T-cell acute lymphocytic leukemia protein 2 isoform X1 — protein MFGNRLWQASKNSNMTRKIFTNTRERWRQQNVNSAFAKLRKLIPTHPPDKKLSKNETLRLAMRYINFLVKVLGEQSLQQTGVAAPGNILGLFPQGPHLPDRTLLGDYQVPSSGPSHHIP, from the coding sequence GAACTCCAACATGACCAGAAAGATCTTCACAAACACCAGGGAGCGGTGGAGGCAGCAGAACGTCAACAGTGCCTTTGCCAAGCTGAGGAAGCTCATCCCCACTCACCCTCCCGACAAGAAGCTGAGCAAAAACGAAACGCTCCGCCTGGCGATGAGGTACATCAACTTCCTGGTGAAGGTCTTGGGGGAGCAAAGCCTACAGCAAACGGGAGTGGCTGCTCCAGGAAATATTCTGGGCCTCTTCCCCCAAGGACCCCACCTGCCGGACAGGACTCTCCTTGGTGATTACCAGGTTCCATCATCCGGCCCAAGCCACCACATTCCGTAG
- the TAL2 gene encoding T-cell acute lymphocytic leukemia protein 2 isoform X2 has translation MTRKIFTNTRERWRQQNVNSAFAKLRKLIPTHPPDKKLSKNETLRLAMRYINFLVKVLGEQSLQQTGVAAPGNILGLFPQGPHLPDRTLLGDYQVPSSGPSHHIP, from the coding sequence ATGACCAGAAAGATCTTCACAAACACCAGGGAGCGGTGGAGGCAGCAGAACGTCAACAGTGCCTTTGCCAAGCTGAGGAAGCTCATCCCCACTCACCCTCCCGACAAGAAGCTGAGCAAAAACGAAACGCTCCGCCTGGCGATGAGGTACATCAACTTCCTGGTGAAGGTCTTGGGGGAGCAAAGCCTACAGCAAACGGGAGTGGCTGCTCCAGGAAATATTCTGGGCCTCTTCCCCCAAGGACCCCACCTGCCGGACAGGACTCTCCTTGGTGATTACCAGGTTCCATCATCCGGCCCAAGCCACCACATTCCGTAG